The proteins below are encoded in one region of Tessaracoccus aquimaris:
- a CDS encoding glycoside hydrolase family 127 protein, which produces MNTSPVPVAPSAGPLRPLGIDAVTIDGGFWADRQRLNAEAIIPHALKWETRVGWIPNFGYALDGTIAEHRHGREFSDSDVYKLIEAMSWEAGRTGDPGLEAEIERLGAMVEAVQREDGYVSTKFDNPGQDTRYSDFEWGHELYCFGHLIQAAVARIRTGHPDSAIVRVGLRAADHVLREFGDGAREAVCGHPEIEVALAELSRATGDARYVEQARLFVDRRGHGLLPDIEWGRSYYQDDEPYRSSTVLRGHAVRALYLTAAAVDIAVEQGDAELLDVARRQYDAALARRTYLTGGMGSHHQDEAFGEDFELPPDRSYCETCAGVGSIMVAWRLLLATGDLSYGDVIERTLYNIVAASPAEDGQAFFYANLLHRRTPAAAAPADEQVPRANSSLRAPWFEVSCCPTNVSRTLASLGGYLAAGTDDGVALVLYAPATLTVGDVRLRVETGYPYDGEVKVHVEQAPAPFALDLRIPAWAEGAAVDGSAASPGAFRVEGVAEGDVVVVNLPVGPRITRPDARIDAVRGTVAVERGPLVLCVESVDLPEGMSVNDLEVYPERGVAADGRGAVIQGRRLDRGDSGWAYGSPHEAPRGDLAIPLVPYHSWGNRGPVTMRVWLPVAD; this is translated from the coding sequence ATGAACACCTCACCCGTCCCCGTCGCGCCCTCCGCAGGGCCCCTTCGACCGTTGGGGATCGATGCCGTCACCATCGACGGCGGCTTCTGGGCCGACAGGCAGCGGCTCAACGCGGAGGCGATCATCCCGCACGCGTTGAAGTGGGAGACGCGGGTCGGCTGGATCCCCAACTTCGGCTACGCGCTGGACGGAACCATCGCCGAGCACCGGCACGGGCGGGAGTTCTCCGACTCCGACGTCTACAAGCTCATCGAGGCGATGTCCTGGGAGGCTGGGCGCACCGGCGACCCGGGCCTCGAGGCGGAGATCGAGCGGCTGGGCGCGATGGTCGAGGCGGTGCAGCGGGAGGACGGCTACGTCAGCACCAAGTTCGACAACCCGGGTCAGGACACCAGGTACAGCGACTTCGAGTGGGGGCACGAACTGTACTGCTTCGGCCACCTCATCCAGGCGGCCGTCGCACGGATCCGCACCGGACACCCCGACAGCGCGATCGTGCGGGTGGGTCTGCGCGCCGCCGACCACGTGCTGCGCGAGTTCGGCGACGGCGCCCGCGAGGCGGTGTGCGGGCACCCGGAGATCGAGGTGGCGCTCGCCGAACTGTCCCGCGCCACCGGCGACGCCCGCTACGTCGAGCAGGCCAGGCTCTTCGTCGACCGGCGCGGCCACGGCCTGCTCCCCGACATCGAGTGGGGCCGCTCCTACTACCAGGACGACGAGCCGTATCGGTCCTCGACGGTGCTGCGCGGCCACGCCGTCCGGGCGCTGTACCTGACGGCGGCCGCCGTCGACATCGCCGTCGAGCAGGGCGACGCGGAACTGCTGGACGTCGCGCGACGCCAGTACGACGCGGCGCTGGCCCGACGCACCTACCTGACCGGCGGGATGGGGTCGCACCACCAGGATGAGGCCTTCGGGGAGGACTTCGAACTGCCGCCCGACCGCTCCTACTGCGAGACCTGCGCGGGGGTCGGCTCGATCATGGTCGCCTGGCGACTGCTGCTCGCCACCGGCGACCTCAGCTACGGCGACGTGATCGAGCGCACGCTGTACAACATCGTGGCCGCCTCCCCGGCCGAGGACGGTCAGGCGTTCTTCTACGCGAACCTGCTGCACCGCCGCACCCCGGCGGCGGCAGCCCCCGCCGACGAGCAGGTGCCGCGCGCCAACTCGTCGCTGCGGGCACCATGGTTCGAGGTGTCGTGCTGCCCGACCAACGTGTCGCGCACCCTCGCCAGCCTCGGCGGCTACCTGGCCGCCGGCACCGATGACGGCGTCGCGCTCGTGCTCTACGCCCCCGCCACCCTCACCGTCGGTGACGTGCGGCTGCGCGTCGAGACCGGATACCCCTACGACGGCGAGGTGAAGGTGCACGTCGAGCAGGCCCCGGCCCCGTTCGCGCTCGACCTGCGGATCCCGGCGTGGGCCGAGGGCGCAGCGGTCGACGGCTCGGCCGCCTCGCCTGGCGCCTTCCGCGTCGAAGGGGTCGCCGAGGGCGACGTCGTCGTGGTGAACCTGCCCGTCGGACCGCGCATCACCCGGCCCGACGCCAGGATCGACGCGGTCCGCGGCACGGTCGCCGTCGAGCGCGGGCCGCTGGTGCTGTGCGTCGAGTCGGTCGACCTGCCCGAGGGGATGTCGGTCAACGACCTGGAGGTCTACCCCGAGCGCGGCGTGGCCGCCGACGGGCGGGGCGCGGTGATCCAGGGCCGCAGGCTCGACCGTGGCGACTCGGGATGGGCGTACGGCTCGCCGCACGAGGCACCGCGCGGCGACCTCGCGATCCCCCTGGTGCCCTACCACTCGTGGGGCAACCGCGGCCCCGTGACGATGCGGGTCTGGCTCCCGGTCGCCGACTGA
- a CDS encoding acyl-CoA dehydratase activase-related protein translates to MFLGIDAGSTTVKAVLLDEAGRVAYSHYQLSNDPVTAARGILREVLEGIPLSAHLARACVTGYGEGLVKAALRLDDGEIETMAHYRAADAICPGVTAVIDVGGQDMKYLRILGGAVDSIAVNEACSSGCGSFLQTFAAGMGLDVREFARLALTSSAPVDLGTRCTVFMNSSVKQAQREGASAADIAAGLSYSVVRNALYKVIKLRDAGQLGDKVVVQGGTFLNDAVLRAFELQTGLTVIRPELAGHMGAFGAALTARRNWVEGASSQALDLSELGAFTVETELKTCRLCQNHCGLTISTFGDGSRHVSGNRCERGASTERVPKKSDLPNLYDYKYRRLFGYRRLTHEKATRGEIGIPRVLGMYENFPLWFTVLTTLGFRVTISGRSSHEVFEQGMESIPAENACYPAKLAHGHIEGLLERGINTIFYPCVPHETRELADSDNNFNCPIVAFYPQVLERNLASLREKGVTYLAPMLNLDDPDKLARRLVEVFSAWDVTLQEARDAVKVGFEEDAAVKADIRAEGRRALDYLRDRGLKGIVLAGRPYHVDPEINHGIPSLINGLGMGVLTEDAVIDPTAPRLERPLRVRDQWTYHSRLYESAAVVGEEPGLHLVQLNSFGCGVDAITTDQVAEILDASNELYTLLKIDEVSNLGAATIRLRSMQAAAAERAGNAVIRTAPEAAERAVFDEAARDAHTIYAPQMAPMHFRLLMPVMRKLGYRVELLEHASAEDVEVGLKYVNNDACFPAIMVVGQLVNKIRSGEADPDRSTVGITQTGGMCRATNYAALLRKALREAGYPQVPVLAISLQGLEDNPGFKLSPAMLHPAIQALVLGDLLQSLTLRTRPYERDPGSADALYQRWDTICQEFLQHSGHSVTLGRHIGYRGLVDQAVREFDALPLVDGERKPRVGIVGEILVKFHPDANNHVVDVIEDEDCEAVLPGMLPFFLMGLHSARFKADALGIGEGTVAWKRLAVWIVEQYQRPVARALRRCGGKFDAPPRMRDLAEKADGIISLGTLAGEGWLLTAEMVELIEHGAPNIVCAQPFACLPNHVVGKGMFAELRRRYPEANIVAVDYDPGASETNQLNRIKLMVATAHKRHGDQGRGGTVQELELTAVEADLNEEVG, encoded by the coding sequence ATGTTCCTCGGCATCGACGCCGGGTCGACCACGGTGAAGGCCGTGCTGCTCGACGAGGCCGGGCGCGTCGCCTACTCGCACTACCAGTTGAGCAACGACCCCGTCACGGCGGCGCGGGGCATCCTGCGCGAGGTGCTGGAGGGCATCCCGCTCTCGGCGCACCTGGCACGGGCCTGCGTCACCGGGTACGGCGAGGGGCTCGTCAAGGCGGCGCTGCGGCTCGACGACGGCGAGATCGAGACGATGGCCCACTACCGGGCGGCAGACGCGATCTGCCCCGGAGTCACCGCCGTCATCGACGTCGGCGGGCAGGACATGAAGTACCTGCGCATCCTGGGCGGTGCGGTCGACTCCATCGCCGTCAACGAGGCATGCTCGTCCGGCTGCGGATCCTTCCTGCAGACCTTCGCGGCAGGGATGGGTCTCGACGTGCGCGAGTTCGCCCGGCTGGCGCTGACGTCGTCGGCGCCCGTCGACCTCGGCACCCGCTGCACCGTGTTCATGAACTCCTCTGTGAAGCAGGCGCAGCGGGAGGGCGCCTCCGCCGCGGACATCGCTGCCGGCCTGTCCTATTCCGTGGTGCGCAACGCGCTGTACAAGGTGATCAAACTGCGCGACGCCGGCCAACTGGGCGACAAGGTCGTCGTGCAGGGCGGCACGTTCCTCAACGACGCCGTGCTGCGGGCCTTCGAACTGCAGACCGGCCTCACCGTGATCCGGCCTGAGCTTGCCGGCCACATGGGCGCCTTCGGCGCGGCCCTGACAGCGCGCCGCAACTGGGTCGAGGGGGCCTCGTCGCAGGCCCTCGACCTGAGCGAACTCGGCGCATTCACCGTCGAGACCGAGCTGAAGACCTGCCGGCTGTGCCAGAACCACTGCGGGCTGACGATCTCCACCTTCGGCGACGGGTCGAGGCACGTCTCCGGTAACCGGTGCGAGCGGGGCGCCTCGACCGAGCGCGTCCCCAAGAAGTCCGACCTTCCCAACCTGTACGACTACAAGTACCGACGCCTCTTCGGCTACCGACGGCTCACGCACGAGAAGGCCACCCGCGGGGAGATCGGCATCCCGCGCGTGCTCGGCATGTACGAGAACTTCCCCCTGTGGTTCACCGTCCTCACCACCCTCGGCTTCCGCGTCACCATCTCCGGACGCTCCAGCCACGAGGTCTTCGAGCAGGGCATGGAGTCGATCCCCGCCGAGAACGCCTGCTATCCGGCCAAGCTCGCGCACGGCCACATCGAGGGACTCCTCGAGCGGGGCATCAACACGATCTTCTACCCATGCGTGCCACACGAGACGAGGGAACTGGCCGACTCGGACAACAACTTCAACTGCCCGATCGTCGCGTTCTACCCGCAGGTGCTCGAGCGGAACCTGGCGAGCCTGCGCGAGAAGGGCGTGACCTACCTCGCGCCGATGCTGAACCTCGACGACCCCGACAAGCTCGCCCGCCGACTCGTCGAGGTGTTCTCCGCCTGGGACGTCACGCTGCAGGAGGCCCGCGACGCCGTCAAGGTGGGCTTCGAGGAGGACGCAGCCGTCAAGGCCGACATCCGGGCAGAGGGACGGCGGGCGCTGGACTACCTGCGCGACCGAGGCCTGAAGGGCATCGTCCTCGCCGGACGGCCCTACCACGTCGACCCGGAGATCAACCACGGCATCCCCAGCCTCATCAACGGCCTCGGGATGGGCGTGCTCACCGAGGACGCCGTGATCGACCCCACCGCGCCGAGGCTCGAGCGGCCGCTGCGGGTGCGCGACCAGTGGACCTACCACTCACGGCTCTACGAGTCGGCGGCGGTCGTCGGCGAGGAGCCCGGCCTGCACCTGGTGCAGCTCAACTCCTTCGGCTGCGGCGTCGACGCCATCACGACCGACCAGGTCGCGGAGATCCTGGACGCGTCGAACGAGCTGTACACGCTGCTGAAGATCGACGAGGTGTCCAACCTGGGCGCCGCAACCATCCGGCTCCGCTCGATGCAGGCCGCCGCCGCGGAACGCGCCGGCAACGCCGTCATCAGGACCGCGCCCGAGGCGGCCGAGCGGGCTGTGTTCGACGAGGCGGCGCGCGACGCCCACACCATCTACGCGCCCCAGATGGCGCCGATGCACTTCCGGCTGCTGATGCCGGTGATGCGAAAGCTCGGCTACCGCGTCGAACTGCTCGAGCATGCCTCGGCAGAGGACGTCGAGGTCGGCCTGAAGTACGTCAACAACGACGCCTGTTTCCCGGCGATCATGGTGGTCGGGCAACTGGTCAACAAGATCCGCTCCGGCGAGGCCGACCCGGACCGCTCGACGGTCGGCATCACGCAGACCGGCGGGATGTGCCGCGCCACCAACTACGCGGCGCTGCTGCGCAAGGCGCTCCGGGAGGCGGGCTATCCGCAGGTGCCGGTGCTTGCGATCAGCCTGCAGGGGCTTGAGGACAACCCCGGCTTCAAGCTCAGCCCCGCGATGCTGCACCCGGCCATCCAGGCCCTGGTGCTCGGCGACCTGCTGCAGAGCCTCACGCTGCGCACGCGACCCTACGAACGCGACCCCGGCTCGGCCGACGCCTTGTACCAGCGCTGGGACACCATCTGCCAGGAGTTCCTGCAGCACTCGGGCCACAGCGTCACGCTCGGTCGCCACATCGGGTACCGGGGGCTCGTCGACCAGGCGGTGCGCGAGTTCGACGCCCTCCCACTGGTCGACGGGGAGCGCAAGCCGCGCGTCGGCATCGTCGGCGAGATCCTGGTGAAGTTCCATCCCGACGCCAACAACCACGTGGTCGACGTGATCGAGGACGAGGACTGCGAGGCCGTGCTGCCCGGCATGCTGCCGTTCTTCCTGATGGGGCTGCACTCGGCGCGCTTCAAGGCCGATGCGCTCGGCATCGGGGAGGGCACCGTCGCCTGGAAGCGGCTCGCGGTGTGGATCGTCGAGCAGTACCAGCGGCCGGTCGCCCGGGCGCTGCGACGCTGCGGAGGCAAGTTTGACGCCCCGCCCAGGATGCGCGACCTCGCGGAGAAGGCCGACGGCATCATCTCGCTCGGCACCCTTGCCGGGGAGGGCTGGCTGCTGACCGCCGAGATGGTCGAACTGATCGAGCACGGCGCGCCAAACATCGTGTGCGCCCAGCCCTTCGCGTGCCTGCCCAACCACGTGGTCGGCAAGGGCATGTTCGCCGAACTGCGGCGGCGCTACCCGGAGGCCAACATCGTCGCCGTCGACTACGACCCGGGCGCCTCGGAGACCAACCAACTCAACCGCATCAAGCTGATGGTCGCCACCGCGCACAAGAGGCACGGCGACCAGGGCCGCGGCGGCACCGTCCAGGAACTCGAGTTGACGGCGGTCGAGGCCGACCTCAACGAGGAGGTCGGCTGA